The Osmerus eperlanus chromosome 15, fOsmEpe2.1, whole genome shotgun sequence genome includes a window with the following:
- the frrs1b gene encoding putative ferric-chelate reductase 1 isoform X1, whose translation MLALHLLSVVVALGMGPVSGFSNGKVSQACGDMVPVHGSESSPLPAPYNISVHTSTFGPGDNITVTLSVAISGSGYFKGFLMEAREAGNPTASPVGSFILVNPAVSQLLRCGRTQGSAVSHTSDSKKTEVQALWECPRNPPEKVQILVTVVHKYKEFWVKVPGPVLSLKGTTPEPPSPSASTTKPPTPSPLPSPFTSVGCGGSKSCLRDPVGCDPEADLHCFFLSFTPEGNTVLFELSGPAEGYMSFALSLDKWMGDDDVYLCVRDGEGVNIDAAYVSGRTHPVLAEKDVLSERAWRLSDGVIQCRFRRNVRTAQQSDGRFNLDQSFFLFLAHGRAENGAIHRHDRQPLISTNQKVLTSTPEDLIGSRSPLMIKFHGALMLVAWMFTVSTGVVVARHFRADWPERTVCGQKMWFQVHRSLMAVSVALTCAGFTLPFIYRGGWSKHAGPHPYLGSTVMALSVIQPAVAFIRPAPDSSRRYVFNWMHLGTGIAAQVLAVAAMFLGPQQQAILLPSPWPTAVLYGWVAWLVVTHLLLELLTRRSLATVHSFHYFTESEDKEILVTQVEEELRQKQATPYKKIVLAVFLLGNVTFLAVLLSTIANV comes from the exons ATGCTGGCCTTGCATCTCTTGTCAGTGGTAGTGGCTCTGGGTATGGGGCCAGTCTCTGGCTTTAGCAACGGGAAGGTTTCCCAGGCCTGTGGGGACATGGTGCCAGTGCACGGCTCTGAgtccagccccctgcctgctCCTTACAACATCTCTGTACACACTTCGACTTTTGGTCCTGGGGACAATATAACAG TGACTTTATCCGTCGCCATTTCTGGGTCAGGCTACTTTAAGGGCTTCCTGATGGAAGCGAGGGAGGCTGGGAACCCCACTGCCTCTCCTGTCGGGTCGTTCATCCTGGTCAACCCAGCTGTTTCCCAGCTGCTGCGCTGTGGCCGCACGCAG GGATCCGCAGTAAGCCACACCAGCGATTCCAAAAAGACAGAGGTCCAAGCTCTGTGGGAATGTCCAAGGAACCCTCCAGAAAAAGTTCAAATCCT GGTGACGGTGGTGCACAAATATAAGGAGTTTTGGGTGAAGGTCCCTGGTCCTGTGTTGTCTCTAAAGGGGACGACTCCGGAACCTCCTAgcccctctgcctccaccactaaaccccccaccccatctccACTGCCCAGTCCT tTCACCTCGGTCGGCTGTGGCGGCAGCAAGTCATGCTTGCGGGACCCTGTGGGCTGTGACCCAGAGGCTGACCTGCACTGCTTCTTCCTGTCCTTCACCCCGGAGGGAAACACTGTGCTGTTTGAGCTGAGCGGGCCGGCGGAGGGATACATGTCCTTCGCCCTGTCACTAGACAAATGGATG GGTGACGATgacgtgtacctgtgtgtgagagacggcGAGGGCGTGAACATCGACGCCGCCTACGTCTCTGGACGAACACACCCTGTGCTGGCGGAGAAG GATGTTCTGTCAGAACGGGCCTGGAGGCTCTCTGACGGGGTCATCCAGTGTCGTTTCCGTAGAAACGTGCGGACTGCGCAGCAGAGCGACGGCAGGTTCAATCTGGACCAGAGCTTCTTCCTGTTTCTAGCTCACGGCAGGGCTGAAAACGGCGCCATACATAGACACGACCGCCAGCCTTTGATTTCCACCAATCAAAAGGTCCTAACAAGCACTCCTGAGGATCTGATTGGCTCACGGTCACCTTTGATGATCAAGTTCCATG gtgCATTGATGCTTGTAGCCTGGATGTTTACTGTCAGCACCGGAGTTGTGGTCGCTCGCCACTTCAGAGCAGACTGGCCGGAGAGGACGGTATGCGGGCAGAAGATGTGGTTTCAG GTGcacagaagcctgatggccgtGTCTGTGGCGCTGACCTGCGCGGGGTTCACCTTGCCCTTCATCTACAGAGGAGGATGGAGCAAG caTGCCGGCCCCCACCCTTACCTTGGCAGTACCGTCATGGCATTGTCCGTGATCCAGCCCGCCGTGGCCTTCATCAGACCAGCCCCTGACTCCTCACG GAGGTACGTCTTCAACTGGATGCATCTGGGGACAGGCATCGCTGCCCAGGTCCTGGCTG TTGCAGCCATGTTCCTGGGGCCCCAACAGCAGGCCATTCTCCTGCCCAGCCCCTGGCCCACGGCCGTGCTGTACGGCTGGGTGGCCTGGTTGGTCGTGACCCACCTGCTCCTGGAGCTCCTTACTAGAAGATCGCTCGCCACAG TTCACAGTTTCCACTATTTTACAGAATCAGAGGATAAGGAGATCTTAGTCACTCAGGTTGAGGAGGAGCTGAGGCAGAAACAG GCGACTCCATACAAGAAGATCGTCCTGGCCGTGTTCCTTTTGGGAAATGTCACATTCCTGGCTGTCCTTTTAAGCACTATTGCAAATGTGTAA
- the frrs1b gene encoding putative ferric-chelate reductase 1 isoform X2, protein MLALHLLSVVVALGMGPVSGFSNGKVSQACGDMVPVHGSESSPLPAPYNISVHTSTFGPGDNITVTLSVAISGSGYFKGFLMEAREAGNPTASPVGSFILVNPAVSQLLRCGRTQGSAVSHTSDSKKTEVQALWECPRNPPEKVQILVTVVHKYKEFWVKVPGPVLSLKGTTPEPPSPSASTTKPPTPSPLPSPFTSVGCGGSKSCLRDPVGCDPEADLHCFFLSFTPEGNTVLFELSGPAEGYMSFALSLDKWMGDDDVYLCVRDGEGVNIDAAYVSGRTHPVLAEKDVLSERAWRLSDGVIQCRFRRNVRTAQQSDGRFNLDQSFFLFLAHGRAENGAIHRHDRQPLISTNQKVLTSTPEDLIGSRSPLMIKFHGALMLVAWMFTVSTGVVVARHFRADWPERTVCGQKMWFQVHRSLMAVSVALTCAGFTLPFIYRGGWSKHAGPHPYLGSTVMALSVIQPAVAFIRPAPDSSRRYVFNWMHLGTGIAAQVLAVAAMFLGPQQQAILLPSPWPTAVLYGWVAWLVVTHLLLELLTRRSLATESEDKEILVTQVEEELRQKQATPYKKIVLAVFLLGNVTFLAVLLSTIANV, encoded by the exons ATGCTGGCCTTGCATCTCTTGTCAGTGGTAGTGGCTCTGGGTATGGGGCCAGTCTCTGGCTTTAGCAACGGGAAGGTTTCCCAGGCCTGTGGGGACATGGTGCCAGTGCACGGCTCTGAgtccagccccctgcctgctCCTTACAACATCTCTGTACACACTTCGACTTTTGGTCCTGGGGACAATATAACAG TGACTTTATCCGTCGCCATTTCTGGGTCAGGCTACTTTAAGGGCTTCCTGATGGAAGCGAGGGAGGCTGGGAACCCCACTGCCTCTCCTGTCGGGTCGTTCATCCTGGTCAACCCAGCTGTTTCCCAGCTGCTGCGCTGTGGCCGCACGCAG GGATCCGCAGTAAGCCACACCAGCGATTCCAAAAAGACAGAGGTCCAAGCTCTGTGGGAATGTCCAAGGAACCCTCCAGAAAAAGTTCAAATCCT GGTGACGGTGGTGCACAAATATAAGGAGTTTTGGGTGAAGGTCCCTGGTCCTGTGTTGTCTCTAAAGGGGACGACTCCGGAACCTCCTAgcccctctgcctccaccactaaaccccccaccccatctccACTGCCCAGTCCT tTCACCTCGGTCGGCTGTGGCGGCAGCAAGTCATGCTTGCGGGACCCTGTGGGCTGTGACCCAGAGGCTGACCTGCACTGCTTCTTCCTGTCCTTCACCCCGGAGGGAAACACTGTGCTGTTTGAGCTGAGCGGGCCGGCGGAGGGATACATGTCCTTCGCCCTGTCACTAGACAAATGGATG GGTGACGATgacgtgtacctgtgtgtgagagacggcGAGGGCGTGAACATCGACGCCGCCTACGTCTCTGGACGAACACACCCTGTGCTGGCGGAGAAG GATGTTCTGTCAGAACGGGCCTGGAGGCTCTCTGACGGGGTCATCCAGTGTCGTTTCCGTAGAAACGTGCGGACTGCGCAGCAGAGCGACGGCAGGTTCAATCTGGACCAGAGCTTCTTCCTGTTTCTAGCTCACGGCAGGGCTGAAAACGGCGCCATACATAGACACGACCGCCAGCCTTTGATTTCCACCAATCAAAAGGTCCTAACAAGCACTCCTGAGGATCTGATTGGCTCACGGTCACCTTTGATGATCAAGTTCCATG gtgCATTGATGCTTGTAGCCTGGATGTTTACTGTCAGCACCGGAGTTGTGGTCGCTCGCCACTTCAGAGCAGACTGGCCGGAGAGGACGGTATGCGGGCAGAAGATGTGGTTTCAG GTGcacagaagcctgatggccgtGTCTGTGGCGCTGACCTGCGCGGGGTTCACCTTGCCCTTCATCTACAGAGGAGGATGGAGCAAG caTGCCGGCCCCCACCCTTACCTTGGCAGTACCGTCATGGCATTGTCCGTGATCCAGCCCGCCGTGGCCTTCATCAGACCAGCCCCTGACTCCTCACG GAGGTACGTCTTCAACTGGATGCATCTGGGGACAGGCATCGCTGCCCAGGTCCTGGCTG TTGCAGCCATGTTCCTGGGGCCCCAACAGCAGGCCATTCTCCTGCCCAGCCCCTGGCCCACGGCCGTGCTGTACGGCTGGGTGGCCTGGTTGGTCGTGACCCACCTGCTCCTGGAGCTCCTTACTAGAAGATCGCTCGCCACAG AATCAGAGGATAAGGAGATCTTAGTCACTCAGGTTGAGGAGGAGCTGAGGCAGAAACAG GCGACTCCATACAAGAAGATCGTCCTGGCCGTGTTCCTTTTGGGAAATGTCACATTCCTGGCTGTCCTTTTAAGCACTATTGCAAATGTGTAA